The Staphylococcus simiae genome includes the window TGTGCAGGTAATTCTAACGCTTTTCCGATATCTGTCGCAAGTGTGCGAATATAAGTACCCTTACCACAAGTAACAGTAATATCAAAGTTACATTCATTATTTGTGAAATTTAATTCTGAAATTCGTTTAATGTTATAAATAATTACTGTTCTAGTTGGGCGTTCCACTGTTTCATTGTTTCTAGCATATTCATACAACTTCTTGCCATTAACTTTAACAGATGAATACATTGGCGGTGTCTGACTAATATGACCTTGGAAGTGTTGTAATACTTTATCAACTTGATCAACAGTAATTTGTCCATCGTTAACATTACTTTGCGCTATTGTTACACCAGTTTGATCTTCGGTTGTCGTACTACGACCGATTGTGACAGTGGCTACATATGATTTCCCCATATCCATAACATAATCACTAATTCTTGTCGCTGGTCCAATACAAATTGGTAAGACACCATCAACTTCTGGATCTAATGTTCCGGTATGACCAATTTTTTTTGTTTTTAATATTTTACGTAATTTAAAGACAACATCATGACTTGTTAGTCCGCGTTCTTTATACACTGGCAAAATACCGTTATACATCCTTTCACCTACTTTAATAATTTTTAGGAAACTTATTCTTTGAATCTGAAAATTAAATATTAATAAAAGTGCATTGTGATTTCATAGTATGATGTTGGCAATGCTTTGATAAATACATATTAACTATAAAATGTTTGATAACAGAATTGGCGCAATAAAGATCAATTAATAGTAAAAATATCAATCCAAGTTGTCAACATACCTATTTTACGATAATTTTCACATAAAAAAAGGAACATGTTACAAAACTTATTATTCACCATTCGCATCTATATGCTTTTAATTGAATAATAAGTTTGTTTAACACATCCCAGATTACTAATTTGCTATTATTTATCTTGTTTGTGTAAATCTTGAATCATGCGTTCAATTTTATTACCATATTCTATTGATTCATCATATTCATACATTAACTCAGGTATAATACGTAATCTCATTCTTGAACCTAATTCAGATTTTATAAAACCTTTGGCCTTTTCTAATGCTTTAAAAGTATCTTCGACTTCTTTTTTATTACCAAGAACTGTTAAGAAAACCTTCGCTTGTGATAAATCATTAGTTAATACAACATCTGTTATCGTAATAAATCCAACACGTGGATCTTTAACCTTATTGTTGATGATATCCATTAATTCTTTTTTCATTTGTTCACCAACACGTTCTGCTCTCATATTACTCATTATGTCACCTCATTTATCTCTATTATTTAATTTATTGATAGTTATGCTATTCATATAACTTTTTTAGTTCACACGTTATTTTAATAAATTCAGCATACAAAATCAAATGTTGTCTGTATTTTAATAATAGATTACATCTTTAGTATTAAAAATTGAAAAAAGAATCTAGTAGATGAAGTCAAATTTTAATGTAAATAAATATGATAGTGATAATTAGAATATAAGGTAATATTGTAAGTAGATACCACTTACCTTTTTGTTGTAAATTCATTGATTCTGGGACCAATAGTTCAAAGAAAAAGGTTGGTATAACTATAAGTAGCAATAAAACAA containing:
- the truB gene encoding tRNA pseudouridine(55) synthase TruB, yielding MYNGILPVYKERGLTSHDVVFKLRKILKTKKIGHTGTLDPEVDGVLPICIGPATRISDYVMDMGKSYVATVTIGRSTTTEDQTGVTIAQSNVNDGQITVDQVDKVLQHFQGHISQTPPMYSSVKVNGKKLYEYARNNETVERPTRTVIIYNIKRISELNFTNNECNFDITVTCGKGTYIRTLATDIGKALELPAHMSKLTRIESGGFKLEDSLSLEDIKALHEHDSLQTKLFPIEYGLKGLSQIIIEDPQVKQRILNGQKFYTRQFKQQFNEQVVFIDHSTKKALAIYIIHPDKPAEIKPKKVFN
- the rbfA gene encoding 30S ribosome-binding factor RbfA; translated protein: MSNMRAERVGEQMKKELMDIINNKVKDPRVGFITITDVVLTNDLSQAKVFLTVLGNKKEVEDTFKALEKAKGFIKSELGSRMRLRIIPELMYEYDESIEYGNKIERMIQDLHKQDK